Proteins encoded within one genomic window of Aquarana catesbeiana isolate 2022-GZ linkage group LG03, ASM4218655v1, whole genome shotgun sequence:
- the LOC141134727 gene encoding uncharacterized protein, with product MASGRLRVAVIGAGAAGLCSARHILSRPLTFEPPVVFEMKGQVGGTWVYTGEVKSGAHIPTAMYRDLNTNLPKESMEFPDFAFDPSLPSFIHHSEVLKYLEDYTDRFSIRPHIKFNTQVVSVIPVLGEGKNSEISWDVTFQSLDNGDPVTEHFDAIMVCVGHYSHPFVPDIEGLEHFQGQVLHSHYYSYPEVFSFHSVVVLGAGPAGFDISLELSPHAKHVYLSHRSSPLQWIPPANLSFVPPVVRATANSLICEDGTEIMADTLIFCTGYKYTYPFLLTSSYTMDNQKIDQRDKMKRKNVDELIELKSGKGFQKYEENPQVNETFTVKSVLPRVDLLEDEDIVRTNGEQGHYPPLYKHLFHARYPTLGFIGAVKFVLPFPLFHFQVQLFLSVLEGKFQLPPPDKMLSESREEVLKTQNSGIPLKYLHRLGKRFLEYMQWLADAAGFEPLAPVLCKILQASWNFRNIEPTLYRRLNFQLLNREEYEMKGEVPLPFMNAFMKPLP from the exons ATGGCGTCTGGCAGGTTACGGGTGGCGGTGATCGGCGCTGGAGCGGCGGGACTCTGTAGTGCCCGTCACATCCTCTCCCGACCTTTGACTTTCGAACCTCCCGTGGTGTTTGAGATGAAGGGACAAGTTGGGGGGACCTGGGTGTACACGGGAGAGGTGAAGAGCGGGGCACACATCCCCACCGCCATGTACAGAGACCTGAA TACCAACCTACCTAAAGAGAGCATGGAGTTCCCTGATTTTGCCTTTGACCCGTCCCTGCCATCCTTCATCCACCACTCCGAAGTCTTGAAATACCTGGAGGACTATACGGACAGGTTCTCCATCCGACCGCACATCAAG TTTAATACCCAGGTGGTGTCGGTCATTCCTGTACTAGGGGAAGGGAAGAACTCAGAGATTTCCTGGGATGTGACCTTCCAAAGTCTGGACAATGGTGATCCTGTGACAGAACATTTTGATGCCATCATGGTCTGTGTAGG acACTACTCCCATCCATTTGTGCCAGACATTGAAGGGTTGGAGCATTTTCAAG GTCAGGTGTTGCACAGCCATTATTACAGCTATCCAGAGGTCTTCTCTTTTCATTCAGTTGTCGTACTGGGTGCAGGACCAGCTGGATTTGATATATCCCTAGAGCTGTCTCCACATGCTAAGCATGTCTATCTGAGCCACCGGAGTTCTCCATTACAGTGGATCCCACCAGCAAACCTCTCATTTGTGCCTCCAGTTGTGCGGGCTACTGCAAATAGTCTGATTTGTGAAGACGGGACAGAAATAATGGCTGACACTTTGATTTTCTGCACTGGTTATAAATATACCTACCCGTTCTTGTTGACTAGCAGTTACACGATGGACAACCAGAAGATAGACCAGAGAGATAAGATGAAGAGAAAAAATGTAGATGAACTTATAGAATTGAAATCAGGGAAAGGGTTTCAAAAATATGAGGAAAACCCTCAGGTAAATGAAACGTTTACTGTGAAATCAGTCCTTCCTAGAGTGGACTTGTTGGAGGATGAAGACATTGTAAGAACTAATGGGGAACAGGGTCATTACCCTCCACTCTACAAGCATCTCTTTCATGCTCGCTACCCTACTCTGGGCTTTATCGGAGCTGTTAAATTTGTGCTTCCTTTCCCATTGTTTCATTTTCAGGTACAGCTTTTTCTGTCTGTACTGGAAGGTAAATTCCAGCTACCTCCTCCAGATAAAATGCTTTCAGAATCCCGTGAAGAAGTCTTAAAAACCCAGAATTCTGGGATACCCTTAAAGTATCTTCACCGCCTTGGAAAAAGATTTTTGGAGTACATGCAATGGCTTGCAGATGCAGCAGGTTTTGAGCCTTTGGCCCCTGTGCTCTGCAAAATACTTCAGGCCAGTTGGAACTTTCGGAATATAGAACCTACATTATACCGAAGACTTAACTTCCAGCTCTTGAACAGAGAGGAGTATGAGATGAAGGGGGAggttccacttccttttatgaatgCTTTTATGAAGCCattgccttag